One Cohnella candidum genomic region harbors:
- a CDS encoding tetratricopeptide repeat protein — protein sequence METYGQTDGMDGETCLRQAYNAILHGDFESAVHWFAQAIEREPDNASYHYSASVTCSRSGKTALAESYAKRAVELDPDDPVYALNLRTIESRRLIQEARDLLELPEPRAADAAKLLLQADKLDPLSAEAKLLLGLSYRMMGDLRSAIACMRETLRLYPQHAEAARLLQEYRAERRRMLQSRFSHPKPRRNR from the coding sequence ATGGAAACGTACGGTCAGACGGACGGCATGGACGGGGAAACGTGTCTTCGGCAGGCGTATAACGCGATTCTGCATGGGGATTTCGAGTCGGCCGTCCATTGGTTCGCCCAAGCGATCGAACGGGAGCCGGATAACGCATCTTACCATTATAGCGCGTCCGTGACCTGCTCGAGAAGCGGGAAAACGGCGTTGGCCGAATCGTACGCCAAGCGCGCGGTCGAACTGGATCCGGACGATCCGGTCTACGCGCTCAACCTGCGGACGATCGAATCCAGGCGTTTGATCCAGGAGGCCCGGGATTTGCTCGAGCTCCCGGAACCCCGGGCCGCGGATGCGGCGAAGCTGCTGCTCCAAGCGGATAAGCTGGATCCGCTGTCCGCCGAAGCGAAGCTGCTGCTCGGGCTGTCGTACCGGATGATGGGCGACCTGCGGAGCGCCATCGCCTGCATGCGCGAGACGCTGCGCCTTTATCCGCAGCATGCGGAAGCCGCTCGCCTGCTCCAGGAATATCGGGCGGAGCGGCGAAGAATGCTGCAATCGCGATTTTCCCATCCTAAACCTAGAAGAAACAGGTGA
- a CDS encoding YitT family protein: MKNRRFWNIARTWSLLALGTALYAFGLQYFILPNLLMEGGVTGISVLLQYAADIPVSISTLVINLPLFILGWRQLGRDAMILTIGGTVLLSLFLWVMERAVEKGWIVPFTTEHDFILVVLYAGLTLGAGLGLVFRAGGTTGGVDIIARILHRLRGWSMGQIILTLDVVILGTSLIFIPKEKVLYTLVSVFISSKIIDFIQEGAYAAKAFTIICEEPEKLAEAITDELERGVTLMPAVGAYSKAAKTVVYCVVSRFEIRKLKSLVRLHDKRAFIVISDVHDVLGEGFREE, encoded by the coding sequence ATGAAGAACCGCCGATTTTGGAATATCGCCCGCACCTGGAGCTTGCTTGCCCTTGGAACCGCCCTGTACGCATTCGGACTGCAGTATTTCATATTGCCGAATTTGCTCATGGAAGGCGGAGTGACCGGGATTTCCGTCCTGCTCCAATACGCGGCCGACATTCCGGTGTCCATTTCCACCCTCGTCATCAACTTGCCGTTGTTCATTCTGGGTTGGCGGCAGCTCGGCCGCGACGCGATGATACTGACGATCGGAGGCACAGTGCTTCTGTCGTTGTTTCTGTGGGTGATGGAACGCGCGGTCGAAAAAGGATGGATCGTCCCCTTCACGACGGAACACGATTTCATCCTCGTCGTCCTCTATGCCGGATTGACGCTCGGCGCCGGTCTGGGACTCGTGTTCCGGGCGGGAGGCACGACCGGAGGCGTCGATATCATCGCGCGCATCCTCCACCGTCTCCGGGGATGGAGCATGGGGCAGATCATCCTGACGCTCGACGTCGTGATCCTGGGGACTTCGCTCATTTTCATCCCGAAAGAAAAAGTGCTGTACACGCTCGTGAGCGTGTTCATCTCCTCCAAAATCATCGACTTCATCCAGGAAGGCGCGTATGCGGCCAAAGCGTTCACGATCATCTGCGAGGAGCCTGAAAAGCTGGCCGAGGCGATTACAGATGAACTGGAACGCGGCGTCACGCTGATGCCCGCCGTCGGCGCCTATTCCAAAGCCGCCAAAACCGTCGTGTATTGCGTGGTCAGCCGGTTCGAAATCCGCAAATTAAAAAGCCTCGTCCGTCTTCACGACAAACGGGCTTTTATCGTCATCAGCGACGTTCACGACGTTCTGGGGGAAGGCTTCCGCGAGGAGTGA
- the qcrB gene encoding menaquinol-cytochrome c reductase cytochrome b subunit, whose product MLKGMYNWIDERLDITPMWRDIADHEVPEHVNPAHHFSAFVYCFGGLTFFITVIQILSGMFLTMYYVPDIINAYYSVDYLQHQVAFGAIVRGMHHWGASLVIVMMFLHTLRVFFTGSYKAPREMNWVVGMLIFFVMLGLGFTGYLLPWDNKAYFATKVGLEIAGSVPYLGEYIKILMNGGTIVGAQTLTRFFAIHVFFLPGALLTLLAAHFFMIRKQGISGPL is encoded by the coding sequence ATGTTAAAAGGCATGTATAACTGGATCGACGAACGTCTGGACATTACGCCGATGTGGAGGGACATCGCCGACCATGAGGTGCCTGAGCACGTCAACCCGGCGCACCACTTCTCCGCATTCGTTTATTGTTTCGGCGGATTGACGTTCTTCATCACCGTCATCCAAATCTTGTCGGGTATGTTTTTGACCATGTACTATGTCCCCGACATCATCAACGCTTATTACAGCGTCGATTACCTTCAGCACCAAGTCGCGTTCGGCGCTATCGTCCGCGGCATGCACCACTGGGGCGCGAGCCTCGTTATCGTTATGATGTTCCTACATACCCTGCGGGTCTTTTTCACGGGTTCCTACAAGGCGCCGCGCGAAATGAACTGGGTAGTCGGAATGCTGATTTTCTTCGTCATGCTCGGTCTCGGTTTCACGGGCTACCTGCTTCCTTGGGATAACAAAGCTTACTTTGCCACGAAGGTCGGTCTTGAAATTGCCGGCTCCGTGCCCTACCTTGGCGAATACATCAAGATTTTGATGAACGGAGGCACGATCGTCGGCGCGCAAACGCTGACGCGGTTCTTCGCGATCCACGTGTTCTTCCTGCCCGGCGCGCTGCTGACGCTGCTTGCCGCTCACTTCTTCATGATTCGCAAACAGGGCATTTCGGGGCCGCTTTAA
- a CDS encoding IDEAL domain-containing protein — protein MDNMKVAYETMLGLAAEMVLDEALRKYRTESIYKAIDEALAQGDAGKFKQLTDELKSFGS, from the coding sequence ATGGACAACATGAAAGTCGCCTATGAGACGATGCTGGGGCTGGCGGCCGAAATGGTCCTGGACGAAGCGCTGCGCAAATACCGGACAGAAAGCATTTACAAGGCGATTGACGAAGCGCTCGCCCAAGGGGACGCAGGCAAGTTCAAGCAGTTGACGGACGAATTGAAATCGTTCGGTTCATGA
- the bshB1 gene encoding bacillithiol biosynthesis deacetylase BshB1, whose protein sequence is MTAASTHGLDLLIFAAHPDDAEIGMGGTIVKHVLAGRKVGIIDLTFAEMSSNGDVDTRQREAEAASRELGLTVRENLGLPDRRLALVPEQLDPMVSAIRRHRPRLVFAPYHVDRHPDHIACSRMAEEAVFNAKLRRYMPHEPAWTVDQLMFYFINDVHAPGVIVDITDVQERKMAALRAYRSQFEPFGAQADWVETPLTRGYLDNVAARDKLFGQPQRMAFAEGFIAKGPVRFDLF, encoded by the coding sequence ATGACCGCCGCTTCCACCCACGGACTCGATTTGCTCATATTCGCCGCGCATCCCGACGACGCGGAAATCGGCATGGGAGGAACGATCGTCAAGCATGTCCTCGCCGGCCGCAAAGTGGGCATCATCGACTTGACGTTTGCCGAGATGTCTTCCAACGGAGACGTCGATACCCGGCAGCGTGAAGCCGAGGCGGCCAGCCGGGAGCTGGGCCTGACGGTCCGCGAAAATCTGGGATTGCCGGACCGGCGCCTCGCTTTGGTGCCGGAGCAGCTGGACCCGATGGTTTCGGCCATCCGCCGCCACCGTCCGCGGCTCGTGTTCGCGCCTTATCACGTCGATCGCCATCCGGACCATATCGCATGCAGCCGAATGGCGGAGGAAGCGGTATTCAACGCCAAGCTTCGCCGGTATATGCCGCATGAACCGGCATGGACGGTCGACCAACTCATGTTCTACTTCATAAATGACGTGCATGCTCCCGGCGTTATCGTCGATATTACGGATGTACAGGAACGCAAAATGGCCGCCCTGAGGGCGTACCGCTCGCAATTCGAGCCGTTCGGCGCGCAGGCCGATTGGGTGGAAACACCGCTGACGCGAGGCTATTTGGATAACGTCGCGGCGCGGGACAAGCTGTTCGGCCAGCCCCAACGGATGGCCTTCGCCGAAGGTTTCATCGCCAAAGGCCCCGTCCGTTTCGACCTCTTCTGA
- a CDS encoding DUF1405 domain-containing protein has translation MELRLLWSRGLLMHPSILWPMMLIYIPGTVYGYYWYKEQLISTWNEHPHWQIVFVPDSPTASLWFALAVLFLWLWPRRPRNPWIRGIRGVIEALGVVTSVKYGIWATAIILAGYSQGSALDGAAWMLMIGHSAMAVCALLYARFFRFGLWSLLAAALWTFLNDTVDYTFDVFPYLPSELYDDLTGVCIFTVLLTALSVAAAWACRFLPADAREG, from the coding sequence TTGGAACTTCGCTTGCTTTGGTCCCGCGGTCTGCTGATGCACCCGTCCATCCTGTGGCCGATGATGCTCATCTATATCCCGGGAACGGTATACGGCTATTATTGGTACAAAGAGCAGCTCATCTCGACATGGAACGAGCATCCTCACTGGCAGATCGTTTTCGTGCCGGACAGCCCGACCGCTTCCTTATGGTTCGCACTCGCCGTTCTGTTCCTATGGCTTTGGCCCCGGCGGCCGCGCAACCCATGGATCAGAGGGATACGCGGCGTCATCGAGGCGCTGGGGGTCGTGACTTCAGTCAAATACGGCATATGGGCGACGGCGATTATTCTGGCTGGATATTCGCAAGGCTCGGCGCTCGACGGGGCCGCTTGGATGCTGATGATCGGCCATTCGGCCATGGCGGTGTGCGCGCTGCTGTACGCGCGGTTTTTCCGATTCGGCTTATGGAGCTTGCTCGCGGCGGCCCTGTGGACGTTCCTGAACGATACGGTCGATTACACGTTCGACGTGTTTCCTTATTTACCGTCGGAACTCTATGACGATTTAACCGGCGTTTGTATCTTCACTGTATTATTAACGGCATTAAGCGTTGCGGCTGCCTGGGCATGCCGGTTCCTGCCGGCGGATGCCCGCGAAGGTTAA
- the dapB gene encoding 4-hydroxy-tetrahydrodipicolinate reductase yields the protein MAERISVAVAGATGRMGREVVRMVLEDDSLRLAAAVARTSGPADAGSLVGKPDTGVTVTPDLQSALAAARPDVLVDFTSPKAAMPNAETAISYGVRPIMGTTGFTTEQIDELDKQCRDKGIGGLIAPNFSIGAILMMKFSSMAAKYFPHVEIIEYHGDQKLDAPSGTSIKTAEWISQSRQELRQGNPQEEEVIEGARGGYYNGFRIHSVRLPGVFAQQEVIFGAFGQTLKIRHDSYDRAGYMPGVNVAIKKIMNVTGMVYGFEHFMD from the coding sequence ATGGCTGAAAGAATTTCCGTTGCGGTAGCCGGCGCCACCGGGCGCATGGGCCGCGAAGTGGTCCGCATGGTTTTGGAAGACGATTCGCTGCGGCTGGCGGCGGCGGTTGCCCGCACGTCGGGCCCGGCTGATGCCGGCTCCCTCGTCGGCAAGCCGGACACCGGCGTGACGGTAACGCCGGACTTGCAGTCGGCGTTGGCTGCCGCCCGTCCTGACGTACTGGTCGATTTCACGAGTCCGAAGGCCGCGATGCCGAACGCCGAGACGGCGATCTCCTACGGCGTTCGGCCCATCATGGGCACGACCGGGTTCACGACGGAACAAATCGACGAATTGGACAAGCAATGCCGGGACAAAGGAATCGGAGGCTTGATCGCTCCGAATTTCTCGATCGGGGCGATTTTGATGATGAAGTTCTCGTCCATGGCTGCCAAATATTTTCCCCACGTGGAAATCATCGAATACCATGGCGACCAAAAACTCGACGCTCCTTCCGGTACTTCCATCAAAACCGCGGAATGGATTTCCCAGAGCAGGCAGGAGCTGAGGCAGGGGAATCCTCAGGAGGAAGAGGTCATCGAAGGGGCGAGAGGCGGCTATTACAACGGATTCCGCATACATAGCGTAAGGCTGCCCGGCGTTTTCGCGCAGCAGGAAGTCATTTTCGGTGCCTTCGGGCAAACGCTCAAAATCCGTCACGATTCCTACGATCGTGCAGGCTACATGCCCGGCGTCAACGTCGCGATCAAGAAAATCATGAACGTGACGGGTATGGTTTACGGATTCGAACATTTCATGGACTGA
- a CDS encoding c-type cytochrome, whose product MAHKHDPNEKVVFVGDSRIRKRDRAATPPPDYTAFPGKSEAFIPNFLLKEWMVGVVVLVGFLVLVMSEPAPLGYPADPLNGSFIPMPDWYFLFLYQMLKYPYTSGSYVGFGVVAMSGLPFIALLLAPFLDTGKERRFYRRPITSSLMVLSLVAITYLTWISWNHYQEELKLTGTVPEHIEREIKAREAVEKGLPRPVPGKEKIPEMVAADDPAFKTMQQAQCIACHGSELEGGGGPALRGVGDRLNKEQIVETITNGRNNGAMPSFKGQLTTEQIDQIATWLEKQKAGS is encoded by the coding sequence ATGGCACATAAACACGATCCGAATGAAAAAGTCGTCTTCGTAGGCGACTCGCGGATTCGCAAGCGCGATCGCGCGGCGACTCCTCCGCCGGATTACACGGCGTTTCCCGGCAAATCCGAAGCGTTCATCCCGAACTTCCTGCTCAAGGAATGGATGGTCGGCGTCGTCGTACTGGTCGGATTCCTGGTCCTGGTCATGTCCGAACCGGCTCCGCTCGGCTATCCGGCGGATCCGCTGAACGGTTCCTTCATTCCGATGCCGGACTGGTACTTCCTGTTCCTGTACCAGATGCTGAAGTATCCTTATACGTCCGGAAGCTACGTCGGTTTCGGCGTCGTCGCCATGTCCGGACTGCCTTTCATCGCTCTGCTGCTCGCCCCGTTCCTGGATACGGGCAAAGAGCGCCGCTTCTACCGCCGTCCGATCACTTCGTCCTTGATGGTTCTTTCGCTCGTGGCCATCACTTACCTGACGTGGATTTCTTGGAACCACTACCAGGAAGAGCTGAAGCTGACCGGCACGGTGCCGGAGCATATCGAGCGCGAAATCAAGGCTCGCGAAGCGGTCGAGAAGGGACTTCCCCGCCCGGTACCGGGCAAGGAGAAAATCCCGGAAATGGTGGCTGCGGACGATCCGGCATTCAAAACGATGCAGCAAGCGCAATGTATCGCTTGCCACGGCTCCGAGCTGGAAGGCGGCGGCGGACCCGCGCTGCGCGGCGTCGGCGACCGTCTGAACAAAGAGCAAATCGTCGAGACGATCACCAACGGCCGGAACAACGGAGCGATGCCGTCGTTCAAAGGTCAGCTTACCACGGAACAAATCGATCAAATCGCGACCTGGCTGGAGAAACAGAAAGCAGGCTCGTAA
- a CDS encoding nucleotide pyrophosphohydrolase: MGESRIAGLQLANKPLSDIQREVDAYISQFKEGYFSPLSMLARMTEEVGELAREVNHLYGEKPKRKDEADNSIEMELGDVFFIVLCFANALGIDLTKAHERVMHKFNTRDADRWTRLNTDTP, translated from the coding sequence ATGGGAGAATCCCGTATCGCAGGGCTTCAACTCGCAAACAAACCGCTTTCCGACATTCAACGCGAGGTCGACGCCTACATATCCCAGTTCAAGGAAGGCTACTTCTCCCCGCTGTCGATGCTTGCGCGGATGACGGAAGAAGTCGGCGAACTGGCAAGGGAAGTGAATCATCTCTACGGCGAGAAGCCCAAAAGAAAGGACGAAGCCGACAATTCCATCGAGATGGAATTAGGCGACGTTTTCTTTATCGTCCTGTGCTTCGCCAACGCGCTGGGCATCGATTTAACGAAGGCCCATGAACGCGTCATGCATAAGTTCAATACCCGGGACGCCGACCGGTGGACCCGCCTCAACACCGATACGCCGTAA
- a CDS encoding DUF2487 family protein: MKFSELDEVGWPDLQTYLDTCLLPVTGLAGEEAPYEMAEMAMGAGDWLFPLEQTFKGRTVTLPALHYYDGSRESADKLSALTDSFRSSGFRYVVLISGRPGLLDGVAGADLVVQPGTAGEKPDPEALRKAISELWRTQGAKKSAAAGEEAGDRE, from the coding sequence ATGAAATTCAGCGAACTGGATGAGGTGGGCTGGCCCGATCTTCAAACGTATTTGGACACCTGCCTGCTTCCCGTGACGGGATTGGCGGGAGAAGAAGCTCCGTACGAAATGGCGGAGATGGCGATGGGCGCGGGCGATTGGCTTTTCCCTCTGGAGCAGACGTTCAAAGGGCGCACCGTAACGCTGCCCGCGCTTCATTATTATGACGGGAGCCGGGAATCGGCGGACAAGCTGTCCGCGCTGACGGATTCTTTCCGTTCGTCCGGTTTCCGCTACGTCGTGTTGATCTCCGGCCGGCCGGGACTTCTGGATGGCGTGGCGGGAGCGGATCTCGTCGTCCAGCCCGGAACGGCAGGAGAAAAACCGGATCCCGAAGCGCTGCGCAAGGCGATTTCCGAACTCTGGCGGACGCAGGGGGCGAAGAAATCCGCCGCCGCCGGGGAAGAAGCAGGAGACCGCGAATAG
- a CDS encoding methylglyoxal synthase yields the protein MLDIALIAHDRKKDEMVNFVIAYEHVLAPHRLYATGTTGQRIMDSTSLKVHRFMSGPLGGDQQIGARVAENTMDLIIFLRDPLMAQPHEPDITALLRLCDVQGIPLATNIATAEILVRAVDRGDFAWRELVHKYKPGIEE from the coding sequence ATGTTGGATATCGCGTTGATCGCGCACGACCGCAAAAAAGACGAGATGGTGAATTTCGTCATCGCCTACGAACACGTGCTGGCGCCCCACCGGCTGTACGCGACCGGAACGACGGGCCAGCGCATCATGGATAGCACCTCGCTGAAGGTGCACCGCTTCATGTCCGGCCCGCTCGGGGGCGATCAGCAGATCGGAGCCCGGGTGGCGGAAAACACGATGGATTTGATCATTTTCCTTCGGGATCCGCTGATGGCCCAGCCTCACGAGCCGGATATCACGGCGCTTCTCCGGCTGTGCGACGTCCAGGGCATCCCGCTCGCGACCAACATCGCGACGGCCGAAATCCTGGTTCGCGCCGTCGACCGGGGAGATTTCGCTTGGCGCGAACTCGTACATAAATACAAGCCGGGGATCGAAGAATGA
- a CDS encoding sporulation protein YpjB → MFWRACAAAWLAAIWLFALPAAAAANAAPANASVSPEAEAFNRSAEALYAAALKGDMAELRKSVRETEQRLRSLPMKGVASAEGIEALARSVAVMKRAIAPVSANPANWQGPAAEIRLAADALVHPDKPMWHRYRAVLAEDVRGIGQALEDTGGIAKAKEALGRLQAHYAIIRTSVLLRSEPYLTERADSVLRYAERVLGAATPDPRLLAGLVPSLQDAMEGLFPGQRDTQTAVIAPAAGPPWGWSALMGTFIVTVLSWAGWQRYRRAEPVTPRGSLPPERRERR, encoded by the coding sequence GTGTTTTGGAGAGCTTGCGCGGCGGCTTGGCTGGCCGCGATTTGGCTGTTTGCTTTGCCGGCCGCCGCAGCCGCGAACGCCGCGCCGGCGAATGCTTCGGTGTCCCCGGAAGCCGAAGCGTTTAACCGATCCGCGGAAGCCTTGTATGCGGCCGCATTAAAAGGCGACATGGCGGAGCTCCGGAAGAGCGTGAGGGAAACAGAGCAGCGGCTGCGTTCTCTTCCGATGAAAGGCGTGGCGTCCGCGGAAGGCATAGAGGCATTGGCGCGCAGCGTTGCGGTAATGAAGCGGGCGATCGCTCCGGTATCGGCCAATCCGGCGAATTGGCAGGGGCCGGCGGCGGAAATCCGGCTGGCCGCGGACGCTCTTGTCCACCCGGACAAGCCGATGTGGCACCGTTACCGCGCCGTGCTCGCGGAAGACGTGCGCGGCATCGGGCAAGCGCTGGAAGACACGGGAGGCATCGCCAAAGCGAAGGAGGCGCTGGGCCGGCTTCAAGCTCATTACGCGATCATTCGGACTTCTGTACTGCTCCGTTCGGAGCCGTATTTGACGGAGCGGGCCGACTCGGTGCTGCGGTACGCGGAGCGCGTGCTCGGCGCGGCAACTCCGGATCCCCGATTGCTTGCCGGTCTCGTTCCTTCTCTTCAAGATGCGATGGAGGGGTTGTTTCCCGGACAGCGGGATACCCAGACGGCCGTGATCGCTCCGGCAGCCGGTCCGCCTTGGGGCTGGTCGGCCCTTATGGGAACGTTCATCGTCACCGTACTGTCGTGGGCGGGCTGGCAGCGATACCGCCGCGCCGAACCCGTCACTCCTCGCGGAAGCCTTCCCCCAGAACGTCGTGAACGTCGCTGA
- a CDS encoding ubiquinol-cytochrome c reductase iron-sulfur subunit: MDHNKQQETVHQPVKRKEMTRRQFLSYTLGGAGAFMAGGAILPMIRFAVDPLLQPKQAGSFVKVIEESKVTNEPQQVDFKVHQVDGWYESDPKLQAWISKDSAGKVFALSPVCKHLGCLIGWSGAEAPNLYHCPCHGARYDKNGKNLKVAPKPLDEYQVKVEGGWVYLGPLEPNQHVK; encoded by the coding sequence ATGGACCACAATAAGCAGCAAGAAACCGTGCATCAGCCGGTCAAGCGCAAAGAGATGACGCGCCGTCAATTTTTGTCGTACACCCTCGGCGGAGCCGGAGCCTTCATGGCGGGCGGGGCCATCCTGCCGATGATCCGCTTTGCCGTCGATCCTCTTTTGCAGCCTAAGCAAGCAGGCAGTTTCGTGAAGGTCATCGAGGAAAGCAAGGTGACGAACGAGCCGCAGCAGGTGGATTTCAAAGTCCATCAGGTGGACGGCTGGTACGAAAGCGATCCGAAGCTTCAGGCTTGGATATCGAAGGACTCTGCGGGCAAGGTTTTCGCGCTGTCTCCGGTGTGCAAGCATTTGGGATGTTTGATCGGATGGAGCGGCGCTGAAGCGCCTAACCTGTACCACTGCCCGTGCCACGGCGCAAGGTACGACAAGAACGGCAAGAACCTCAAGGTAGCGCCGAAGCCGCTTGACGAGTATCAAGTAAAAGTCGAGGGCGGCTGGGTATACCTCGGACCGCTGGAACCGAACCAGCACGTGAAGTAG